One genomic window of Paraburkholderia phytofirmans PsJN includes the following:
- a CDS encoding GntR family transcriptional regulator, translating into MTNKLTLADQLRESIEEAIATGDLPPGAPLDEAELIARFEVSRTPVREALLQLAAAGMVEMRPRHGAVVAKISLHRLIEMFEVMAELEAMCSRLAARRMNAQELQTLREAHVACQKARDAGSPDEYFHLNERFHCLIYQGSHNSFLHDQAKALHKLLRPYRRLQLRVKGRVAASFDEHQAVVDALEAGDGEAAAAALRGHILVQGERFGDLIAALAQVSAQ; encoded by the coding sequence ATGACAAACAAGCTCACGCTCGCAGACCAGCTGCGCGAATCCATCGAGGAAGCCATTGCGACCGGCGACCTGCCGCCGGGCGCGCCGCTCGACGAGGCCGAATTGATCGCGCGCTTCGAGGTGTCCAGAACGCCCGTGCGCGAGGCGCTTCTCCAATTGGCCGCGGCAGGTATGGTGGAGATGCGGCCGCGGCACGGCGCCGTGGTCGCGAAGATCAGCCTGCACAGGCTGATCGAGATGTTCGAGGTGATGGCCGAACTCGAGGCGATGTGCAGCCGCCTTGCCGCGCGGCGCATGAACGCGCAGGAATTGCAGACGCTGCGCGAGGCGCACGTGGCATGTCAGAAAGCGCGCGACGCCGGCAGCCCGGACGAATATTTCCATCTGAACGAGCGCTTTCACTGCCTGATCTATCAAGGCAGTCACAACAGTTTTCTGCACGACCAGGCGAAGGCGCTCCATAAACTGCTGCGCCCGTACCGGCGTTTGCAGTTGCGCGTCAAAGGCCGCGTGGCCGCCTCGTTCGATGAACACCAGGCGGTCGTGGACGCGCTCGAAGCGGGCGACGGCGAAGCCGCTGCCGCCGCGTTGAGAGGGCACATTCTGGTTCAGGGAGAACGCTTCGGCGACCTGATTGCCGCGCTTGCGCAAGTCAGCGCGCAATAG
- a CDS encoding aconitase family protein, translating into MSDTIRLDGRVLYLSQDPAVIEAQLAGENFTRATAGPLRDNVSTDEITPVTVMLTYDERLGQFPYVGFKAGERMPIGRNAVKNGGFQVTVAGKRYGKGSSRESSPLAELSAGIRLIVAESFERIYQQNCDNIGILTTTDFSVLDRLSAGEAVPIDEFLKGRDALTQQIIRSGGLLAYSKFADWPAPRVGDSANADACADMAQAAQPKTLVEKIIERHLHPASVGAQRGDGVFIAADWRFSHDYFTGMCAHLMHRAFGKPAPLHAPDHIIAFQDHLVLASQSIPHVRDGLLPGVANLMEGHTSFSRDYPVRSHGALDGMPGSEGICHALMAEQYALPGQVACGTDSHTPHSGALGCLAFGAGATEIANSWVTGYVRCKVPETLRIEISGQLRDGVTAKDVVLHLLQMDAIRSGGAIGLVFEYGGSAVRAMSIDERATLTNMVAELGGFTGIVEPDERTVAFLKERRGVDFTLENWMKSDAGATYRDTISIDASAIQPMLARPGDPGNGVPALQLEQDVAIDIAYGGSCTAGKREDFDFYHEVLHWGVEQGLRVPEGTRLYLQFGTMAVRAYCEERGYLPVFERAGVTLVMPGCGSCANCGPGQSAEANEVTISAINRNFPGRSGPGNVWLASPYTVAASALAGKITTFEQLKRVRG; encoded by the coding sequence ATGAGCGACACGATTCGTCTGGACGGCCGCGTGCTGTACCTGTCCCAGGACCCCGCGGTGATCGAGGCGCAACTCGCCGGCGAGAACTTCACGCGCGCCACAGCCGGTCCGCTTCGCGACAACGTCTCCACCGACGAGATCACGCCGGTCACCGTCATGCTCACCTACGACGAGCGCCTCGGCCAGTTTCCGTATGTCGGTTTCAAGGCCGGCGAGCGCATGCCGATCGGCCGCAATGCGGTGAAGAACGGCGGCTTCCAGGTGACGGTGGCGGGCAAGCGCTACGGCAAGGGATCGTCGCGCGAATCGAGTCCGTTGGCGGAACTCTCGGCCGGTATCCGGCTGATCGTCGCGGAAAGCTTCGAGCGGATCTATCAGCAGAACTGCGACAACATCGGCATTCTCACCACGACTGACTTTTCCGTGCTCGATCGTTTGAGCGCGGGAGAAGCGGTGCCGATCGACGAATTTCTCAAGGGACGCGACGCGCTCACGCAGCAGATCATTCGCAGCGGCGGCCTGCTCGCGTACAGCAAGTTCGCCGACTGGCCCGCGCCGCGCGTGGGCGATAGCGCTAACGCTGATGCTTGCGCTGACATGGCGCAGGCCGCGCAGCCGAAGACGCTGGTCGAGAAGATCATCGAGCGCCATCTGCATCCGGCCAGCGTGGGCGCGCAGCGCGGCGACGGCGTGTTCATCGCCGCGGACTGGCGCTTCAGCCACGATTACTTCACCGGCATGTGCGCGCATCTGATGCATCGCGCGTTCGGCAAGCCGGCGCCGCTGCATGCGCCGGATCACATCATCGCGTTCCAGGATCATCTGGTGCTCGCATCGCAAAGCATTCCGCACGTGCGCGACGGCCTGCTGCCAGGCGTCGCCAATCTCATGGAAGGGCATACGTCGTTCTCGCGCGACTATCCGGTGCGCTCGCACGGCGCGCTCGACGGCATGCCGGGCTCCGAAGGCATCTGTCACGCGTTGATGGCCGAGCAATACGCGTTGCCGGGGCAAGTGGCGTGCGGCACCGATTCGCACACGCCGCATTCAGGCGCGCTCGGCTGCCTCGCATTCGGCGCGGGTGCAACGGAAATCGCCAATAGCTGGGTGACGGGCTATGTGCGCTGCAAAGTACCGGAGACCTTGCGCATTGAAATCAGCGGCCAATTGCGCGACGGCGTGACCGCGAAGGACGTGGTGCTGCATCTGCTGCAAATGGACGCGATCCGCTCGGGCGGCGCGATCGGCCTCGTGTTCGAATACGGCGGTTCGGCGGTGCGCGCGATGTCGATCGACGAGCGCGCGACCTTGACCAACATGGTCGCGGAACTGGGCGGCTTCACCGGCATCGTGGAACCGGACGAGCGTACCGTGGCGTTTCTCAAAGAGCGGCGCGGTGTTGATTTCACCCTTGAAAACTGGATGAAAAGCGATGCGGGCGCCACCTATCGCGACACGATCAGTATCGACGCAAGCGCGATCCAACCGATGCTCGCGCGTCCCGGCGACCCCGGCAACGGCGTACCGGCGCTGCAACTGGAACAGGATGTCGCCATCGATATCGCTTATGGCGGCTCATGCACGGCGGGCAAGCGCGAAGACTTCGATTTCTATCACGAAGTGCTGCATTGGGGCGTCGAGCAAGGCCTTAGGGTGCCCGAGGGGACACGTCTCTACTTGCAGTTCGGCACCATGGCGGTGCGCGCGTATTGCGAGGAGCGCGGCTATTTGCCGGTCTTCGAGCGCGCGGGCGTGACGCTCGTCATGCCGGGCTGCGGGTCGTGCGCGAATTGCGGGCCGGGCCAATCGGCCGAGGCGAACGAAGTGACGATCAGCGCGATCAACCGCAATTTCCCGGGCCGTTCGGGACCGGGCAATGTGTGGCTCGCGAGTCCGTACACGGTGGCGGCGAGCGCGCTGGCCGGAAAAATCACGACCTTCGAACAATTGAAGCGCGTGCGCGGCTAG
- a CDS encoding gamma-glutamyltransferase family protein, which produces MSFTTRPELIGTFGMVASTHWLASASAMAVLEKGGNAFDAAAAAGFVLQIVEPHLNGPGGELPVVFYSAREDRVRVLCGQGVTPASMTIERMRKLGLDVVPGTGLLPAVVPGAFGGWMAMLRDYGQLPLEDVLSYAIGYAENGYPVLPRMTSSILAIKDFFRTEWTTSAEQWLRDGDAPMPNQLFANPAIANTYKRILREANTRRDRSEQCERAREVFYRGFVADAIDQYFGSTAVLDTSGQRNRGLLDAGDLARWEPSYEDPVSYDYGDLRVHKTGPWGQGPMFLQQLALLKGFDLAAMDPMGPDFVHTIIECSKLAFADREVFYGDPAFAHVPMNVLLSDAYNDERRRLIDPRRASLEFRPGTFGDSERRAARIMAMAGKEQSGGFGQGEPTFAPLPELRGDTVHLDVVDRWGNMVSATPSGGWLQASPAVPGLGFNVTTRAQMFWMEEGLPSSLGPGRRPRTTLSPTLVTRAGKPYAAFGTPGGDQQDQWSIQLFLKHVHAGMNFQAAADSPSFQTAHFPGSFYPRAMHLGKMSAESRFPESTLAELRARGHDLTVAEPWSLGRVCAVGIRNGLMRGAATPRQMQAYAVGR; this is translated from the coding sequence ATGTCGTTCACCACCCGCCCGGAACTGATCGGCACATTCGGCATGGTGGCTTCCACGCACTGGCTGGCCAGCGCGTCGGCCATGGCCGTGCTCGAGAAAGGCGGCAACGCATTCGATGCCGCCGCCGCCGCCGGTTTTGTTCTGCAGATCGTCGAGCCGCATCTGAACGGTCCGGGCGGCGAACTGCCGGTCGTCTTCTACAGCGCGCGCGAAGACCGCGTGCGTGTGCTGTGCGGGCAGGGCGTAACGCCCGCGAGCATGACCATCGAGCGCATGCGCAAGTTAGGGCTGGACGTGGTGCCGGGTACGGGACTGCTGCCTGCCGTCGTGCCCGGTGCGTTCGGCGGGTGGATGGCCATGCTGCGCGATTACGGCCAGTTGCCGCTCGAAGACGTGCTGAGCTACGCGATCGGTTATGCGGAAAACGGCTACCCGGTGCTGCCGCGCATGACCTCATCGATCCTCGCCATCAAGGATTTCTTCCGGACCGAATGGACGACTTCGGCCGAGCAATGGTTGCGCGACGGCGACGCACCGATGCCGAACCAGCTCTTCGCCAATCCGGCCATTGCGAACACGTATAAGCGCATTCTGCGAGAAGCGAATACCCGGCGCGACCGCAGCGAACAGTGCGAACGCGCCCGTGAGGTTTTTTATCGCGGCTTCGTGGCTGATGCCATCGATCAGTATTTCGGTTCGACGGCCGTTCTCGACACGTCGGGTCAGCGCAACCGCGGCCTGCTCGACGCCGGCGACCTCGCGCGCTGGGAACCGTCCTACGAAGATCCCGTTTCGTATGACTATGGCGACCTCCGTGTTCACAAGACCGGCCCGTGGGGCCAAGGGCCGATGTTCCTGCAGCAACTCGCGTTGCTCAAGGGCTTCGATCTCGCGGCCATGGACCCGATGGGACCGGATTTCGTGCATACGATCATCGAATGCTCGAAGCTGGCGTTCGCTGACCGCGAGGTGTTCTACGGCGACCCTGCGTTCGCGCACGTACCCATGAATGTGCTGCTGAGCGACGCCTATAACGACGAACGTCGTCGGCTGATCGACCCGCGGCGGGCGTCGCTCGAATTCCGTCCCGGCACGTTCGGCGACAGTGAGCGCCGCGCTGCGCGCATCATGGCGATGGCCGGCAAGGAACAGTCCGGCGGCTTCGGCCAGGGCGAACCGACCTTTGCGCCGTTGCCCGAACTGCGCGGCGATACGGTGCATCTCGATGTCGTCGACCGCTGGGGCAACATGGTGTCGGCCACGCCTTCGGGCGGCTGGCTGCAGGCGTCGCCGGCGGTGCCCGGCCTCGGCTTCAACGTCACCACGCGGGCGCAGATGTTCTGGATGGAAGAGGGCTTGCCGTCGTCGCTCGGGCCGGGTCGCCGTCCGCGCACGACGCTTTCGCCCACGCTGGTCACTCGCGCAGGCAAGCCCTATGCGGCGTTCGGCACGCCCGGCGGCGATCAACAGGATCAATGGTCGATCCAGCTCTTCCTCAAACACGTGCACGCCGGCATGAATTTTCAGGCAGCCGCGGATTCGCCGTCGTTTCAGACCGCGCATTTCCCGGGTTCGTTCTACCCGCGCGCGATGCATCTCGGCAAGATGTCCGCCGAGTCGCGTTTTCCGGAAAGCACCCTGGCCGAATTGCGCGCGCGCGGCCACGACCTGACGGTGGCCGAACCCTGGTCGCTCGGGCGCGTCTGCGCGGTCGGAATCAGAAACGGTCTGATGCGCGGCGCGGCGACGCCTCGCCAGATGCAGGCCTACGCGGTCGGGCGATAG
- a CDS encoding MFS transporter gives MASPDHAGSVAKQSGGAAHSDSTVNRTVAAAPLDAGSISARLDRLPATRSVWKLVVLLSLGFFFELYDLLYSGYVAPGLVKSGLLSATTHGLFGSTGVASFIAALFSGLFIGTIACGFLADRFGRRAVFTYSLLWYTAANVVMAFQETATGLNFWRFVAGIGIGVELVTIGTYISELVPKQIRGRAFACEQAVGFTAVPVVAFLSYLLVPRTLLGLDGWRWVVLIGAHGALFVWWIRRALPESPRWLAQQGRLAEADRVMTALEAKVRREYGRELPPPAPPVAVAPRGSFRDMWVPPYRSRTLMMTIFNIFQTVGFYGFANWVPTLLIKQGITITTSLMYSSVIALAAPVGPLIGLFIGDRFERKTVIVVMAGVNIVCGLWFSQASGAVLLVSLGVCLTLAGNIISYSYHAYQTELFPTSIRARAVGFVYSWSRFSAIFTAFLIAAVLKQFGTTGVFVFIAGAMLIVMLAIGLMGPRTKGIELEKISR, from the coding sequence ATGGCATCCCCCGATCACGCCGGGTCCGTCGCGAAGCAAAGCGGCGGCGCGGCGCATTCCGATAGCACAGTCAATCGCACCGTCGCGGCCGCGCCGCTCGACGCCGGCAGCATTTCCGCGCGTCTCGACCGGCTGCCCGCCACGCGCTCCGTCTGGAAGCTGGTGGTGTTGCTGAGCCTCGGCTTCTTCTTCGAACTCTACGATCTGCTGTACTCCGGGTATGTCGCGCCAGGCCTCGTCAAAAGCGGTCTGCTGAGCGCGACCACGCACGGCCTGTTCGGCTCGACCGGTGTCGCAAGTTTCATCGCGGCGCTGTTTAGCGGCCTCTTTATCGGCACGATCGCGTGTGGCTTTCTCGCGGATCGCTTCGGACGTCGCGCCGTGTTCACGTATTCGCTGCTGTGGTACACGGCGGCCAATGTGGTGATGGCGTTTCAGGAAACGGCGACGGGGTTGAACTTCTGGCGCTTCGTGGCAGGGATCGGCATCGGCGTCGAACTGGTGACGATCGGCACGTACATTTCCGAACTGGTGCCCAAGCAGATTCGCGGCCGCGCGTTCGCGTGCGAGCAGGCGGTCGGTTTTACGGCTGTACCGGTGGTGGCGTTCCTGTCGTATCTGCTGGTGCCGCGCACATTGCTTGGTCTCGACGGTTGGCGCTGGGTCGTGCTGATCGGCGCGCATGGCGCGCTGTTCGTGTGGTGGATTCGTCGCGCGTTGCCGGAAAGCCCGCGCTGGCTCGCACAGCAAGGACGTCTTGCCGAAGCCGACCGCGTGATGACGGCGCTCGAAGCCAAAGTGCGCCGCGAATACGGCCGCGAGTTGCCGCCGCCCGCGCCGCCGGTGGCAGTCGCGCCGCGCGGCAGCTTCCGCGATATGTGGGTGCCGCCGTACCGCAGCCGCACGCTGATGATGACGATCTTCAATATCTTCCAGACCGTTGGCTTCTACGGCTTTGCGAACTGGGTGCCCACGCTGCTGATCAAGCAGGGCATTACGATCACCACGAGCCTGATGTATTCGAGTGTGATCGCTTTGGCTGCGCCGGTAGGTCCGCTGATCGGCCTTTTCATCGGTGACCGATTCGAGCGCAAGACAGTGATCGTGGTGATGGCAGGTGTAAATATTGTCTGCGGCTTGTGGTTCAGCCAGGCGTCGGGCGCGGTGTTGCTGGTGAGTCTCGGTGTGTGTCTGACGCTCGCGGGCAACATCATTTCGTACAGCTACCACGCGTATCAGACCGAGCTTTTTCCGACCAGCATTCGAGCGCGCGCGGTGGGCTTTGTTTATTCGTGGAGCCGTTTTTCCGCGATCTTCACGGCGTTTCTGATTGCCGCCGTGTTGAAGCAGTTTGGCACCACTGGGGTGTTCGTCTTTATCGCTGGCGCGATGCTCATCGTCATGCTGGCAATCGGCTTGATGGGCCCGCGCACGAAGGGCATCGAGCTGGAAAAAATCTCGCGGTAG
- a CDS encoding FadR/GntR family transcriptional regulator, giving the protein MEQTALERLLGYIARHQLKDGDALPPERKLAEDLGVSRRELRSVLASLEASGRVWRGVGRGTYLGARPLKFGPTLRGLRAGTSPADIAEMRLLFEPALAELAATKASRDDLLELEKCARKNAAAKNDEEWQQWDHRFHLLIGQATRNPALIALMEVINSMRVKPDVREKTVAQETRQYFAQQHQAVVNAMKARDGETAARCMREHLLSVQGRASGKVS; this is encoded by the coding sequence ATGGAACAGACAGCATTGGAAAGGTTGCTCGGCTATATCGCCCGCCATCAACTCAAGGACGGCGACGCGCTGCCGCCCGAAAGAAAGCTGGCCGAAGACCTTGGCGTCAGCAGAAGGGAACTGCGCTCGGTGCTGGCTTCACTGGAGGCGTCGGGCCGGGTGTGGCGCGGTGTCGGGCGCGGCACCTATCTGGGCGCGCGGCCGCTGAAGTTCGGCCCCACGCTGCGTGGACTGCGCGCGGGAACCAGCCCGGCGGACATCGCCGAAATGCGGCTGCTGTTCGAGCCCGCGCTTGCGGAACTCGCCGCGACCAAAGCGAGCCGGGACGATCTGCTGGAACTGGAAAAGTGCGCGCGCAAAAACGCTGCCGCGAAGAACGATGAAGAGTGGCAGCAATGGGATCATCGCTTTCACTTACTGATTGGGCAGGCCACCCGCAATCCCGCGCTCATTGCGCTGATGGAAGTCATCAACAGCATGCGCGTCAAACCGGACGTACGTGAAAAGACGGTGGCTCAGGAGACCCGGCAGTATTTCGCCCAGCAGCATCAGGCTGTCGTCAATGCAATGAAAGCGCGTGATGGAGAGACAGCGGCGCGCTGCATGCGCGAGCATCTGCTGAGCGTTCAAGGGCGGGCATCAGGTAAGGTGAGCTGA
- a CDS encoding SMP-30/gluconolactonase/LRE family protein, translating to MVARKRIHAALLFAMIATLAPACQAQNTTDWLANTYGTLAAHVGNAARSMWVAPEGVIYTASMWDEYEGGVAIYQNHRSAGSIGAHGEFQGSAITGNAKSIFVALQYSASYGSGAVGRYNRATGARDLFIQVTASKNQPRVDVVTGLATAGSLLYASDIDGNRVRIFTTDGIWQKDINVQSPGALAVDGAGNVWVAQKSAGTIVEFSPTGALLNTIQMPGGSQPSALYFDASSGQLMVGDEGPDMNIKRYTLSGTPTLAGTFGIQGGYLDTTTGIKGQVGAKRFTRVAGIGKDTAGNLYVLNNPWGGSWDLGRNGGTDIHAYSSAGTLQWTLRSLNLEGDAVPDPLTDSTMFYGGTNIYSGGAGGAFVANTVDPFAYPSDPRIDINDTSRDEHFAHLATVGANRILVASGQNPDVYYFFHFNAANGYIAIPDATLPGAAFKTTALVRDGFCIDSKGGVWAGLDRTGNIYHYPLTGFDASGKPTWGAGIPIRIPASIQPLTRILYLADSDTMILGQGVVGSTDWTGIGTRIEVYHGWSAGNTTKPNPVINLTHAGAKSIDAAGRYLFVGYWFGSGQALPDIDAFNLSTGNLDATLVNTSPRTVDASSAIDAMYSVKAYLRSTGEYVVTKNNVKGSSITVFRWTP from the coding sequence GTGGTCGCAAGAAAACGAATTCATGCTGCACTCCTCTTCGCGATGATCGCCACGCTTGCGCCGGCCTGTCAGGCGCAAAACACCACTGATTGGCTGGCGAACACCTATGGCACTCTCGCCGCTCATGTTGGGAACGCCGCTCGTTCCATGTGGGTCGCGCCCGAAGGCGTCATCTACACGGCCTCCATGTGGGACGAGTACGAGGGCGGCGTCGCAATCTATCAGAACCACCGCAGCGCCGGATCCATCGGCGCTCACGGCGAATTTCAGGGCAGCGCCATCACGGGTAATGCCAAGTCGATTTTCGTGGCGCTGCAGTACAGCGCGTCGTACGGAAGCGGCGCGGTGGGACGATACAACCGCGCCACCGGCGCTCGCGATCTTTTCATTCAGGTCACGGCGTCGAAGAACCAGCCGCGCGTCGACGTCGTCACCGGACTCGCCACGGCGGGCTCGCTGCTTTATGCGAGCGACATCGACGGCAATCGCGTGCGGATCTTCACCACCGACGGTATCTGGCAGAAAGACATCAACGTTCAGAGCCCAGGGGCGCTTGCCGTGGATGGCGCCGGCAACGTCTGGGTCGCGCAGAAAAGTGCGGGCACGATCGTCGAGTTCAGTCCAACTGGGGCGCTGCTGAATACCATTCAGATGCCTGGCGGATCGCAGCCGTCGGCGCTCTATTTCGATGCGTCGTCGGGACAGCTCATGGTGGGCGATGAAGGGCCCGACATGAACATCAAGCGCTACACGCTCTCGGGTACGCCGACGCTGGCCGGTACGTTCGGCATTCAGGGCGGTTATCTCGACACCACCACGGGCATCAAAGGCCAGGTCGGCGCAAAGCGCTTCACCCGCGTCGCCGGCATCGGCAAGGACACCGCCGGCAACCTCTATGTGCTCAACAACCCGTGGGGCGGAAGCTGGGACCTCGGCCGCAACGGCGGCACCGACATTCATGCGTATAGCAGCGCCGGCACCCTGCAGTGGACGCTGCGCTCCCTCAACCTCGAGGGCGACGCCGTACCGGACCCGCTCACGGACAGCACAATGTTCTATGGCGGCACCAACATCTACAGCGGCGGCGCAGGCGGCGCCTTCGTCGCGAACACCGTCGATCCGTTCGCCTATCCGTCGGACCCGCGCATCGACATCAACGATACGTCACGGGACGAGCACTTCGCTCATCTGGCCACGGTCGGCGCCAACCGGATCCTTGTGGCGTCCGGCCAGAATCCCGACGTCTACTACTTCTTCCACTTCAATGCCGCGAACGGCTACATCGCGATACCGGACGCCACGCTTCCCGGCGCGGCGTTCAAAACCACCGCCCTGGTCAGGGACGGGTTCTGCATCGACAGCAAGGGCGGTGTGTGGGCCGGTCTGGACAGGACCGGCAACATCTATCACTACCCGCTGACCGGCTTCGACGCCAGCGGCAAGCCGACCTGGGGAGCCGGCATTCCCATCCGCATTCCCGCGAGCATCCAGCCGCTGACGCGCATCCTGTACCTCGCGGACAGTGACACGATGATTCTCGGACAGGGCGTGGTCGGGAGTACGGATTGGACCGGGATAGGCACGCGGATCGAGGTGTATCACGGCTGGAGTGCGGGCAATACCACGAAACCCAATCCGGTGATCAACCTCACCCACGCCGGCGCCAAGTCGATTGACGCGGCCGGCCGCTATCTTTTTGTCGGCTACTGGTTCGGCAGCGGGCAAGCTTTGCCGGACATCGACGCGTTCAATCTCTCCACAGGCAACCTCGACGCAACGCTGGTTAACACCAGCCCCCGTACCGTGGACGCCAGCAGCGCGATCGATGCGATGTACAGCGTCAAAGCCTACCTTCGATCGACCGGCGAGTACGTGGTCACGAAGAACAACGTCAAAGGCTCCAGCATTACTGTCTTTCGCTGGACGCCATGA
- a CDS encoding LysR family transcriptional regulator, with protein MENLLKKLDLTSLRLFVAVCQERNIARAAEREFIASSAVSRRIAEIEAVIGLPVIQRQSRGITVTPVGETVLRYALAIIGNIEQMSAELSRFSSGAKGRVRVVANLSSIVQFLPEDVAAFGRAFPEVSIELEEENSADVLRIVGEHAADFGICNAVAGAEAFEQVPYRQDRLAVLVPGGHRLAGALRVSFNDLLDDSFVGLRSESALTQLLTQQAAGAGRQLDVKIRVSSLDALCRMVHAGLGIAIVPEQVGLLYLNALDVSLLSLSDAWAVRRLIMIFKARDQLSASAAALVGFLGKGG; from the coding sequence ATGGAAAACCTTCTCAAGAAACTCGACCTCACCTCGCTGCGCCTGTTCGTTGCCGTCTGCCAGGAGCGCAATATCGCGCGCGCGGCGGAGCGCGAGTTCATCGCATCGTCCGCGGTAAGCCGGCGCATCGCCGAGATCGAGGCGGTGATCGGCTTGCCGGTGATCCAGCGCCAGTCGCGCGGCATCACCGTGACGCCGGTCGGCGAGACCGTGCTGCGCTACGCGCTGGCGATCATCGGCAATATCGAGCAGATGAGCGCGGAGTTGTCGCGCTTTTCGTCGGGCGCGAAAGGGCGCGTGCGGGTGGTGGCGAATCTGTCCTCGATCGTGCAGTTTTTGCCGGAAGACGTGGCCGCGTTCGGGCGCGCGTTTCCGGAGGTGTCGATCGAACTGGAAGAGGAAAATAGCGCCGACGTGCTGCGGATTGTCGGTGAACACGCGGCGGACTTCGGCATCTGCAACGCGGTGGCGGGCGCCGAGGCGTTCGAGCAGGTGCCGTACCGGCAGGATCGGCTGGCGGTGCTGGTGCCGGGTGGCCATCGGCTCGCGGGCGCGTTGCGGGTGAGCTTCAACGATCTGCTCGATGACAGCTTCGTCGGGCTGCGCAGCGAGAGCGCGCTGACGCAACTGCTCACGCAACAGGCCGCCGGCGCGGGGCGGCAACTCGACGTGAAGATTCGCGTCAGCAGTCTCGACGCGCTTTGCCGGATGGTGCATGCCGGTCTCGGCATCGCGATCGTGCCCGAACAGGTCGGGCTGCTCTATTTAAATGCGCTCGATGTGAGCCTGCTGTCTCTGAGCGATGCGTGGGCGGTGCGCCGCCTCATCATGATCTTCAAGGCGCGCGATCAGTTGAGCGCGAGCGCGGCGGCGCTGGTCGGGTTTCTCGGCAAAGGCGGTTGA
- a CDS encoding DUF1330 domain-containing protein: protein MTAYAIAHLHDVEPGDDIVEYLNCIDATLAPFDGHFIVHGARPEILEGEWHGDLIAIAFPDLAAARAWYRSEVYQHILPLRTRHARGPVILIDGVDERHKATDILK from the coding sequence ATGACTGCCTACGCGATTGCCCATCTGCACGACGTTGAGCCGGGCGACGACATCGTCGAATACCTCAATTGCATCGATGCCACGCTCGCGCCGTTCGACGGCCATTTCATCGTGCATGGCGCACGCCCCGAGATACTCGAAGGCGAATGGCACGGCGATCTGATCGCGATTGCGTTTCCCGATCTCGCCGCCGCGCGCGCCTGGTACCGCTCGGAAGTGTATCAACACATCCTGCCGTTGCGCACGCGGCATGCGCGTGGGCCGGTGATTCTGATCGACGGCGTGGACGAGCGGCACAAGGCAACCGACATCCTGAAGTGA